GACTGGGGGCTGGCGTCCCCGGCCGAACTGGTCGAGCACATCCTGGCCCGCTACCACGAGGTCCATCGCCAGCAGTTTCCGGAACTCATCCGCCTGGCGCTTAAGGTGGAACAGGTGCATGCCGACAGCCCGGACTGCCCGGCCGGCCTGGCCGACCACCTGCGCACCATGCAGCAGGAACTGGAAAGCCACATGCAGAAAGAGGAACAGGTGCTGTTCCCCATGCTGGCCCGCGGTCACGGCGCCATGGCGTCCATGCCGATCATGGTGATGCGCATGGAGCACGACGACCACGGCGTCGCGCTCGAACGCCTGATGGCCCTGACCAACAACGTGACGCTGCCGCGCGCCGCCTGCAATACCTGGCGCGC
The DNA window shown above is from Achromobacter spanius and carries:
- the ytfE gene encoding iron-sulfur cluster repair protein YtfE codes for the protein MSMVEQSLGQLARSIPGATQVFHEFELDFCCGGKKSLAEAAAQRSLDPAQIEARLVALAQNPSQEIDWGLASPAELVEHILARYHEVHRQQFPELIRLALKVEQVHADSPDCPAGLADHLRTMQQELESHMQKEEQVLFPMLARGHGAMASMPIMVMRMEHDDHGVALERLMALTNNVTLPRAACNTWRALYLGIRQFKEDLMAHIHLENNILFENAGARAPA